A single window of Plasmodium gaboni strain SY75 chromosome Unknown, whole genome shotgun sequence DNA harbors:
- a CDS encoding gametocyte erythrocyte cytosolic protein: MLLNISVKKICFLLCIIAFVYNYVGRKPLLSFNFNNVYSRILSDIEEGEYESCDRNCNLKYKDSTIKDCLGYYKDDTSGMHTLNGKDIISYLEEQNDNIIEDYHEGDNSNKMNTDYPVENYYNILNVDVYGDLSELQKNFYNLSLKYYPKMRNENLFELNKKFEELSEAYQVLNYKNRKDIYDNEGISGIEKMNIIHPVLYFNGIFIFDMMYQYIGTTEIGYIVRIFLENNISSENIPSFIEEINKNIMDYQIRREEELTELLKKRLDLYMDNDEQWKNIMGNEINLLSNKSFSNIILESIGWTYENVSNIYIEEIENIGNIYHGIYMFQANERKNKNEEMFDKSKNHIHSLINIFYPYNEQINPLLKRAQLNRTNVECITSNRGNKINAEYDALYNETVNNISNKFKYNLLNDLLISILYLNLYDIEETVRNVADVVLRDNEVDVNIRSKRAHRMRLLGSMILQKINV; encoded by the exons ATGCTTTTAAATATAAGCGTAAAAAAgatatgttttttattatgtataattGCCTTTGTATAC AATTATGTAGGAAGAAAACCTTTgttatcatttaattttaataatgtGTATTCGAGAATTTTGTCCGATATAGAAGAAGGGGAATATGAGTCTTGCGACAGAAATTGTaatttgaaatataaagataGCACAATTAAAGATTGTTTAGGTTATTATAAAGATGACACTAGTGGAATGCATACGTTGAATGGAAAAGATATAATTAGTTATTTAGAAGAGcaaaatgataatattattgaaGATTATCATGAAGGTGATAATTCAAATAAGATGAATACTGATTATCCTGTAgagaattattataatatattgaatgTTGACGTATATGGTGATTTGAGTGAACTGcaaaaaaatttttataatttatctTTGAAATATTATCCGAAAATGAGAAATGAAAATTTGTTTGAgttaaataaaaaatttgaaGAGTTAAGTGAAGCATATCAAgtattaaattataaaaatagaaaagatatatatgacAATGAAGGAATAAGTGGaatagaaaaaatgaatataatacatCCTGTTCTATATTTTAATGGAATATTTATCTTTGATATGATGTATCAATATATTGGTACTACTGAAATAGGGTATATTGTTAGGATAtttttagaaaataatatttcttctGAAAATATTCCATCTTTTATTGAAgaaataaacaaaaatataatggATTATCAGATAAGGAGAGAAGAAGAATTGActgaattattaaaaaaaagattagatttatatatggataatgatgaacaatggaaaaatataatgggaaatgaaattaatttattatcGAATAAATCATTCTCTAATATCATTTTAGAATCTATAGGATGGACGTATGAAAATgtatcaaatatatatatagaagaaattgaaaatataggtaatatttatcatggtatatatatgtttcaAGCGAATGAgagaaaaaataagaatgaAGAAATGTTTGACAAAAGTAAAAATCATATTCATtctttaataaatattttctatccttataatgaacaaattaatccattattaaaaagagCACAACTTAATAGAACTAATGTAGAATGTATAACAAGCAATAGGGGAAATAAGATTAATGCTGAATATGATgctttatataatgaaacggttaataatatatcaaataagtttaaatataatttattaaacGACTTGTTGATAagtattttatatttaaatcTGTACGATATCGAAGAAACTGTTAGAAATGTTGCAGATGTTGTCTTAAGAGATAATGAAGTGGACGTAAATATCCGTTCAAAAAGAGCTCACAGAATGAGGCTTTTAGGAAGTATGATACTTCAAAAGATTAATGTTtag
- a CDS encoding exported protein (PHISTa), with translation MKNIINKKFDSISAYIYLNKNGILFYRSFSFFLLILYFIGIFYVSLKYSYQNESEEKKQYYFIYSRNLFELKKVSFESFRNKIGKCKLWNKKDDVNKKKNNEENIEDFKKQNITKNEAYCSNEIDTSNKKEGDFIKVKNNNYISKQLSKEELHDLLYTFVEVPERQILLFLWNQILGLYDEKLNDLLKDIFNFIPNRVYRNEKNREGRSFYKLISREMIFDKCVINCREELAIKKVEFTKGYYDLLDNKNPMEDVRKFIFSCIEQYDELMKKFCNKYKKKPFPIKALYNQKEIH, from the exons atgaaaaacataataaataaaaaatttgatAGTATATCtgcatatatttatttgaataaaaatgggattttattttatagatcattttctttttttttattgattttgtattttattggaattttttatgtatcTTTAAAA TATTCATATCAGAATGAATCTGAAGAGAAAAAACAATAttactttatatattcaagAAATTTATTTGAGTTAAAAAAAGTGAGTTTCGAGTCAtttagaaataaaataggtaaatgtaaattatggaataaaaaggatgatgtaaataaaaaaaaaaataatgaagaaaatattgaaGATTTTAAGAAACAAAATATAACTAAGAATGAAGCTTATTGTAGTAATGAAATTGATACTAGTAATAAGAAAGAAGGAGATTTTATAAAagttaaaaataataattatatatcaaaaCAGTTAAGTAAAGAAGAATTACATGATTTATTGTATACTTTTGTAGAAGTTCCAGAAAGACAgattcttctttttttatgGAACCAAATACTTGGAttatatgatgaaaaattaaatgatttattaaaagacatatttaattttatacCAAACCGTGTTTATAGAAACGAAAAGAATAGGGAGGGTAGatctttttataaactTATAAGCCGTGAAATGATATTTGATAAATGTGTTATTAATTGTAGAGAAGAATTAgcaataaaaaaagtagAATTTACAAAAGGTTATTATGATTTActtgataataaaaatcCAATGGAAGATGTACgaaaatttattttttcatgtATAGAACAATATGATGAActtatgaaaaaattttgtaataaatataaaaagaaacCTTTTCCAATAAAAGCATTATATAACCAAAAAGAAATTCATTAG